A genome region from Solanum pennellii chromosome 12, SPENNV200 includes the following:
- the LOC107007471 gene encoding uncharacterized protein LOC107007471 isoform X2 has translation MTKFSTEEVELYTNWDDVFCPICLDFPHNGVLLQCSSYDKGCRPFLCDTDHLHSNCLERFKQAHRVIAGSPSLSISNEREDVIKSEANSWSACPLCRGKVTGWVVVEKARVHLDVKERCCEEDKCKFKGTYVELQKHAKLDHPHARPSKIDPARQIDWENFQQSSEIIDVLSTIHAEVPRGVVLGDYVIEYGNDNSDDEFENFPSAEGNWWRSCILYQVFNNFRTSRNRRRSRVSNARRGNRHLGYDASNSDESSVTSVEYVDYGVEELDDGFVRIAGVSRRRADSRSSRRRRSRFYDN, from the exons ATGACAAAGTTTTCTACGGAGGAGGTGGAGCTATATACCAATTGGGATGATGTGTTTTGTCCCATTTGCTTGGATTTCCCTCACAATGGCGTTCTCCTCCAGTGCTCATCTTATGACAAGGGTTGCAGGCCTTTTTTGTGTGACACAGATCATTTGCATTCCAACTGTCTAGAACGCTTCAAACAAGCACATCGGGTGATAGCTGGTTCACCATCACTTTCGATATCCAATGAGAGAGAAGATGTGATAAAATCGGAGGCCAACAGCTGGTCTGCCTGCCCCTTGTGTAGGGGAAAAGTTACTGGATGGGTTGTTGTTGAGAAGGCTCGCGTACATCTTGATGTCAAGGAACGCTGTTGTGAAGAGGATAAATGTAAATTTAAAGGTACCTATGTGGAACTTCAGAAACATGCTAAACTTGACCACCCTCATGCACGCCCCTCGAAAATAGATCCTGCTCGACAGATTGATTGGGAAAACTTTCAGCAGTCCTCTGAAATAATAGACGTCTTGAGTACTATACATGCAGAAGTTCCCCGAGGGGTTGTTTTAGGTGATTATGTGATTGAATATGGAAATGATAATTCTGATGATGAATTTGAGAATTTCCCTTCAGCGGAAGGAAACTGGTGGAGATCATGTATCTTGTATCAAGTATTTAATAACTTTAGGACGTCTAGAAACAGAAGAAGATCTAGAGTTAGTAATGCAAGAAGAGGAAACCGCCATTTGGGTTATGATGCTTCAAACTCTGATGAGAGTTCTGTGACATCTGTAGAATATGTAGACTATGGGGTTGAGGAGCTTGATGATGGTTTTGTAAGGATTGCTGGCGTCTCAAGGAGAAGAGCTGATAGTCGCAG TTCTCGGAGAAGACGTTCCCGCTTCTATGACAATTAG
- the LOC107007471 gene encoding uncharacterized protein LOC107007471 isoform X1, which translates to MTKFSTEEVELYTNWDDVFCPICLDFPHNGVLLQCSSYDKGCRPFLCDTDHLHSNCLERFKQAHRVIAGSPSLSISNEREDVIKSEANSWSACPLCRGKVTGWVVVEKARVHLDVKERCCEEDKCKFKGTYVELQKHAKLDHPHARPSKIDPARQIDWENFQQSSEIIDVLSTIHAEVPRGVVLGDYVIEYGNDNSDDEFENFPSAEGNWWRSCILYQVFNNFRTSRNRRRSRVSNARRGNRHLGYDASNSDESSVTSVEYVDYGVEELDDGFVRIAGVSRRRADSRRLPLWHSSRRRRSRFYDN; encoded by the exons ATGACAAAGTTTTCTACGGAGGAGGTGGAGCTATATACCAATTGGGATGATGTGTTTTGTCCCATTTGCTTGGATTTCCCTCACAATGGCGTTCTCCTCCAGTGCTCATCTTATGACAAGGGTTGCAGGCCTTTTTTGTGTGACACAGATCATTTGCATTCCAACTGTCTAGAACGCTTCAAACAAGCACATCGGGTGATAGCTGGTTCACCATCACTTTCGATATCCAATGAGAGAGAAGATGTGATAAAATCGGAGGCCAACAGCTGGTCTGCCTGCCCCTTGTGTAGGGGAAAAGTTACTGGATGGGTTGTTGTTGAGAAGGCTCGCGTACATCTTGATGTCAAGGAACGCTGTTGTGAAGAGGATAAATGTAAATTTAAAGGTACCTATGTGGAACTTCAGAAACATGCTAAACTTGACCACCCTCATGCACGCCCCTCGAAAATAGATCCTGCTCGACAGATTGATTGGGAAAACTTTCAGCAGTCCTCTGAAATAATAGACGTCTTGAGTACTATACATGCAGAAGTTCCCCGAGGGGTTGTTTTAGGTGATTATGTGATTGAATATGGAAATGATAATTCTGATGATGAATTTGAGAATTTCCCTTCAGCGGAAGGAAACTGGTGGAGATCATGTATCTTGTATCAAGTATTTAATAACTTTAGGACGTCTAGAAACAGAAGAAGATCTAGAGTTAGTAATGCAAGAAGAGGAAACCGCCATTTGGGTTATGATGCTTCAAACTCTGATGAGAGTTCTGTGACATCTGTAGAATATGTAGACTATGGGGTTGAGGAGCTTGATGATGGTTTTGTAAGGATTGCTGGCGTCTCAAGGAGAAGAGCTGATAGTCGCAG gctTCCTTTGTGGCACAGTTCTCGGAGAAGACGTTCCCGCTTCTATGACAATTAG
- the LOC107007472 gene encoding transcription initiation factor TFIID subunit 10 produces the protein MNQSQGQQTSEGRHEDDAVLADFLASLMDYTPTIPDELVEHYLGKSGFQCPDVRLIRLVAVATQKFIADVATDALQHCKARQSTIVKDKRDKQQKDKRLTLTMDDLSKSLREYGVNVKHQDYFADSPSAGLDPASREE, from the exons ATGAACCAAAGTCAAGGTCAACAAACAAGTGAAGGAAGACACGAGGATGATGCTGTTCTAGCCGATTTCCTTGCTTCCTTAATGGACTATACTCCCACT ATTCCTGATGAATTGGTGGAGCATTACTTGGGTAAAAGTGGATTTCAATGTCCTGATGTTCGATT AATAAGGTTGGTGGCAGTTGCTACTCAGAAGTTTATTGCAGATGTGGCTACTGATGCTCTCCA ACATTGCAAGGCAAGGCAGTCAACTATTGTCAAGGACAAGAGAGACAAGCAGCAAAAG GACAAACGCCTTACCTTGACGATGGATGATCTTTCAAAATCTCTACGAGAG TATGGTGTTAACGTCAAACATCAAGACTACTTTGCTGATAGCCCGTCTGCCGGGTTAGATCCTGCTTCAAGAGAGGAATGA
- the LOC107006704 gene encoding protein GLUTAMINE DUMPER 2-like, translated as MRTVSTFTTASPSISPSAIVQKSPWHSPAPYLFAGVASMLVLITFALVILACSYWRRSGYPRENGDVESGDGEKSTGDVFKASPVFEEKIVVIMAGDLNPTFLATPISSRGNSFGAGDKIEKKLEKETEEFDDEKAKDEVMDQAHEESQIGH; from the coding sequence atgcgAACAGTAAGTACCTTTACTACTGCTTCTCCATCAATCTCTCCATCGGCGATTGTTCAAAAATCGCCATGGCATTCACCGGCGCCGTATCTATTCGCCGGCGTAGCGTCCATGCTAGTGTTAATAACTTTTGCTTTAGTAATCTTAGCTTGTTCTTACTGGAGACGATCCGGCTATCCGAGAGAAAACGGCGATGTAGAATCCGGCGACGGCGAGAAATCGACCGGTGATGTTTTCAAGGCTTCGCCGGTTTTTGAGGAGAAAATTGTTGTGATAATGGCTGGAGATTTGAATCCAACTTTTTTGGCTACGCCTATTTCGAGTAGAGGTAATTCGTTCGGTGCTGGTGataaaattgagaagaaattgGAAAAGGAAACTGAAGaatttgatgatgagaaggcgAAAGATGAAGTTATGGATCAAGCTCATGAAGAATCTCAAATCGGCCATTGA
- the LOC107006748 gene encoding protein GLUTAMINE DUMPER 5-like — protein sequence MRTVSTFIATPSTIEPVESTVKTTFSPVESFQRSPWHSPSAYLFIGVAAMLGLIAFALVILACSYLKRSGETRDSTDDLESGAGEKSAGDLVKVAPIYEEKIVVIMAGDLNPTFLATPISSKSSSFGDENGSKIEKKLEMENEELADEKLKDEVIRDQIHEQSH from the coding sequence atgagaacTGTGAGTACCTTTATTGCTACTCCATCAACAATTGAACCAGTTGAATCAACGGTGAAAACTACATTTTCGCCGGTGGAGAGTTTTCAGAGATCGCCGTGGCATTCACCGTCGGCGTACTTATTCATCGGTGTTGCAGCGATGCTAGGGTTAATAGCATTTGCACTTGTAATTTTAGCTTGTTCTTATTTAAAACGCTCCGGCGAGACTAGAGATAGTACCGATGATCTGGAATCCGGCGCCGGTGAGAAATCTGCCGGAGATTTAGTTAAAGTTGCGCCgatttatgaagagaaaattgtAGTGATAATGGCTGGAGATTTGAATCCAACATTTTTAGCTACGCCAATTTCGAGCAAAAGCTCTTCGTTTGGAGATGAAAATGGAAgtaaaattgagaagaaattgGAGATGGAGAATGAAGAATTAGCTGATGAGAAGTTGAAAGATGAAGTAATTAGGGACCAAATTCATGAACAAAGTCACTGA